A single window of Streptomyces xanthii DNA harbors:
- a CDS encoding sensor histidine kinase, which yields MSGWPRRLRGLPLRSRLALLVAVAVAAAVAAVAVTCWFMTRAQLQSQMDSSLRGTKVDDGYVTQLAAACVGGQVEAPSPVGNYTVQLVTASGRTCTGPGQTPIAAEPADVRVASGQDDFALHTAENEHGQAQRVYTYRPGPSVARPLQDRYAVSIAQPLSEIDRPLTSLAWILLLVGGIGVLGAGAAGLWIARTGLRPVDELTDTVEHVARTEDLTVRIPVEGDDEIARLSASFNSMTASLAASRELQQQLIADAGHELRTPLTSLRTNIDLLTRSEETGRAIPPEDRRALLASLKAQMSELAALIGDLQELSRGGLTADDAPLKVVSLHDTVRSAVERARLRGPELVVSADLAPWYVRAEPAALERAIVNLLDNAVKFSPERGAVEVRLMRGTLTVRDHGPGIPDEELPYVFDRFWRSPTARALPGSGLGLSIVARTVEAIGGEVTLAAADGGGTVATVTLPGAPAPPPELP from the coding sequence GTGAGCGGGTGGCCGCGCCGGCTGCGCGGGCTGCCCCTGCGGTCACGTCTCGCGCTGCTCGTCGCGGTCGCGGTCGCGGCGGCCGTCGCGGCGGTCGCGGTCACCTGCTGGTTCATGACGCGGGCCCAGCTCCAGTCGCAGATGGACTCCTCGCTGCGCGGGACCAAGGTCGACGACGGCTATGTGACCCAGCTGGCCGCCGCCTGCGTCGGCGGCCAGGTCGAGGCTCCGTCCCCGGTCGGCAACTACACGGTGCAGCTCGTGACGGCCTCGGGCCGCACCTGCACCGGCCCCGGGCAGACCCCGATCGCCGCCGAGCCGGCCGATGTCCGCGTGGCCTCCGGCCAGGACGACTTCGCCCTGCACACGGCCGAGAACGAGCACGGGCAGGCCCAGCGCGTCTACACCTACCGGCCCGGACCCAGCGTCGCGCGGCCGCTCCAGGACCGGTACGCCGTCTCCATCGCCCAGCCGCTCAGCGAGATCGACCGGCCGCTCACCTCGCTGGCCTGGATCCTGCTGCTCGTCGGCGGCATCGGCGTGCTCGGCGCAGGCGCCGCGGGCCTGTGGATCGCCCGTACGGGACTGCGGCCGGTCGACGAGCTGACGGACACCGTCGAGCACGTGGCCCGCACCGAGGACCTCACCGTCCGCATCCCCGTCGAGGGCGACGACGAGATCGCCCGGCTGTCCGCGTCCTTCAACTCCATGACCGCCTCGCTCGCCGCGTCCCGCGAACTGCAGCAGCAGCTCATCGCGGACGCCGGCCACGAGCTGCGCACCCCGCTGACCTCCCTGCGCACCAACATCGATCTGCTCACCCGCAGCGAGGAGACGGGCCGCGCGATCCCGCCCGAGGACCGCAGGGCGCTCCTCGCCTCGCTCAAGGCGCAGATGTCCGAACTCGCCGCGCTCATCGGTGACCTCCAGGAGCTGTCCCGCGGCGGACTGACCGCCGACGACGCGCCGCTCAAGGTCGTCTCGCTGCACGACACCGTGCGCAGTGCCGTCGAACGGGCGCGGCTGCGCGGGCCCGAGCTCGTCGTGAGCGCGGACCTCGCCCCCTGGTACGTGCGGGCGGAACCGGCCGCGCTGGAGCGGGCGATCGTGAACCTGCTGGACAACGCCGTGAAGTTCAGCCCCGAGCGGGGCGCGGTCGAGGTCCGGCTGATGCGCGGGACGCTCACCGTGCGGGACCACGGGCCGGGCATCCCGGACGAGGAACTGCCGTACGTGTTCGACCGGTTCTGGCGCTCGCCGACGGCGCGGGCGCTGCCCGGTTCGGGGCTCGGTCTCTCGATCGTGGCGCGCACGGTGGAGGCGATCGGCGGCGAGGTGACGCTCGCGGCGGCGGACGGCGGCGGCACGGTCGCCACGGTCACGCTGCCGGGGGCGCCGGCGCCGCCGCCCGAACTGCCGTAG
- a CDS encoding LmeA family phospholipid-binding protein, producing MRTPHRIADDPISDGRTPFDGPNTESVPSDPDTRAYANPYDELAALAGNPLDEFLHEEPDDPDDEEWSPPNHRRGSRRRNRFAGLSLAAKGVIAVLVLAAFLTLADRWALLYAEHEAAQKLKQQMRLTAAPEVEIEGFPFLTQLADRRVDEMKVTVPDVAADRVTLAEVSATVRDVRISGEGLTGISGAQADAMDGEVLLSFADMNRELGASQVTFTGHGRDKVLARGTLPVAGHDLKVRADATIRRLGTTGISTDIDGMSLSIGDLATYRPGTGPSQGLHLSRRSVARVTAETDKARRLLSIPALMHRAGVPDRAVRAALRSDTELAELTGSPRFVHRLMRMNLIDIALDHPWLLRKVGLDPSLLDSLSRLTRPALADRLSLAFRLPELPRDHGYVRLRDVSVEKDGIRVELSGAGLSVGG from the coding sequence ATGCGTACCCCCCACCGCATAGCCGACGACCCCATATCCGACGGCCGCACCCCCTTTGATGGACCGAACACGGAATCGGTTCCCTCGGATCCGGACACGCGCGCGTACGCGAACCCGTACGACGAGCTCGCCGCCCTCGCCGGGAACCCGCTCGACGAGTTCCTCCACGAAGAGCCGGACGACCCCGACGACGAGGAGTGGTCGCCGCCCAACCACCGGCGCGGCAGCCGCCGCCGCAACCGCTTCGCGGGCCTGTCCCTCGCGGCGAAGGGCGTCATCGCCGTCCTCGTCCTCGCCGCCTTCCTGACGCTCGCCGACCGCTGGGCCCTGCTCTACGCCGAGCACGAGGCCGCGCAGAAGCTCAAGCAGCAGATGAGGCTGACGGCCGCCCCCGAGGTGGAGATCGAGGGCTTCCCCTTCCTCACCCAGCTCGCCGACCGCCGCGTCGACGAGATGAAGGTCACCGTCCCCGACGTCGCCGCCGACCGCGTCACCCTCGCCGAGGTCTCCGCGACCGTGCGCGACGTCCGGATCAGCGGCGAGGGCCTGACCGGCATCAGCGGCGCGCAGGCCGACGCCATGGACGGCGAGGTGCTGCTCAGCTTCGCCGACATGAACCGCGAACTGGGTGCCTCCCAGGTCACCTTCACCGGGCACGGCCGCGACAAGGTCCTGGCCCGCGGCACCCTGCCCGTCGCCGGACACGACCTGAAGGTCCGGGCCGACGCCACCATCCGGCGCCTGGGCACCACCGGCATCAGCACGGACATCGACGGCATGAGCCTGAGCATCGGAGACCTCGCCACCTACCGGCCCGGCACCGGGCCCTCCCAGGGCCTGCACCTGAGCCGCCGCTCGGTCGCCCGCGTCACCGCCGAGACCGACAAGGCCAGGCGGCTGCTGTCCATCCCCGCGCTCATGCACCGCGCCGGCGTGCCCGACCGGGCCGTGCGCGCGGCCCTGCGCAGCGACACCGAGCTCGCCGAACTCACCGGCTCGCCCCGCTTCGTGCACCGGCTGATGCGCATGAACCTGATCGACATCGCGCTCGACCACCCCTGGCTGCTGCGGAAGGTGGGTCTCGACCCGTCGCTGCTGGACAGCCTCTCCCGGCTCACCCGCCCCGCCCTCGCGGACCGGCTCTCCCTCGCCTTCCGGCTGCCGGAACTGCCCCGCGACCACGGCTACGTACGCCTGCGGGACGTCTCCGTCGAGAAGGACGGCATCCGCGTCGAACTGTCCGGCGCCGGACTCAGCGTCGGCGGCTGA
- a CDS encoding bifunctional metallophosphatase/5'-nucleotidase, with protein sequence MPVKRNRPGRRIRAALAATATLATAGALVAALPAGATQQDRDRHGQGRYQDVQLLSFNDFHGNLEPPAGSSGQVTEKQADGTSKAIDAGGVEYLASSLRTARQGHPYSVTAAAGDLVGGSPLLSGLFHDEPTVEAMNQLDLDVTSVGNHEFDEGAKELARLQNGGCHPDAGCYEDGRTFEGADYPYLAANVTDEKTGKPILKPYWVWKNKGVKVGFIGVTLEGTPNVVTADGVKGLKFHDEIETVDKYAKILDKQGVKSIVALIHEGGAPASGDYNYDCDSPGAGDGISGPIVDIAKGITPKVDALVTGHTHQAYVCTIPDPSGKPRMVTSASSFGKVYTDTTLTYDRRTRDIVRTSVKSANHVVARTQPKAADMTSLIGRWDKLAAPVANRPVGHISADILGRGAKTPEEPLGDLIADAQLAYGKSLDPKTSLALMNAGGVRSDLVHKASGSEGDGVVTYREAFAVQPFSNTVNLVDLTGAQVVEALQQQVSGSNEASPRVLQPSSGLTYTIDMKKTGAARLLVDTVKLNGAAIDPAATYRVAMNSFLAGGGDGFTALGQGKNPLVGGDDLKAFGDYLTANSSAQKPIDPPKADRVTILK encoded by the coding sequence ATGCCCGTGAAGAGGAACCGGCCGGGCCGCCGGATCAGAGCGGCGCTCGCCGCGACCGCCACGCTCGCCACCGCCGGCGCGCTGGTCGCCGCGCTGCCCGCAGGAGCCACGCAGCAGGACCGCGACCGGCACGGCCAGGGCCGCTACCAGGACGTCCAGCTGCTCTCCTTCAACGACTTCCACGGCAACCTGGAGCCCCCGGCCGGCTCCTCCGGACAGGTCACCGAGAAGCAGGCCGACGGGACCAGCAAGGCGATCGACGCGGGCGGCGTCGAGTACCTCGCCTCGTCGCTGCGCACCGCGCGCCAGGGCCACCCCTACAGCGTGACCGCCGCCGCGGGCGACCTCGTCGGCGGCAGCCCGCTGCTGTCCGGCCTGTTCCACGACGAGCCCACCGTCGAGGCCATGAACCAGCTGGACCTCGACGTCACCAGCGTCGGCAACCACGAGTTCGACGAGGGCGCCAAGGAGCTGGCCCGGCTGCAGAACGGCGGCTGCCACCCCGACGCCGGCTGCTACGAGGACGGCCGCACCTTCGAGGGCGCCGACTACCCCTACCTCGCCGCCAACGTCACGGACGAGAAGACCGGCAAGCCCATCCTCAAGCCCTACTGGGTGTGGAAGAACAAGGGCGTGAAGGTCGGCTTCATCGGCGTCACCCTGGAGGGCACGCCGAACGTCGTGACCGCCGACGGCGTCAAGGGCCTCAAGTTCCACGACGAGATCGAGACCGTCGACAAGTACGCGAAGATCCTCGACAAGCAGGGCGTGAAGTCGATCGTCGCGCTCATCCACGAGGGCGGCGCCCCGGCCTCGGGCGACTACAACTACGACTGCGACTCCCCGGGCGCCGGCGACGGCATCTCCGGCCCGATCGTCGACATCGCCAAGGGCATCACCCCGAAGGTCGACGCGCTCGTCACCGGCCACACCCACCAGGCCTACGTGTGCACGATCCCGGACCCGTCCGGCAAGCCCCGCATGGTCACCTCCGCGTCCTCGTTCGGCAAGGTCTACACGGACACCACGCTGACCTACGACCGCCGCACCCGGGACATCGTGCGCACCTCGGTGAAGTCCGCGAACCACGTCGTGGCCCGCACCCAGCCCAAGGCCGCCGACATGACCTCGCTGATCGGCCGCTGGGACAAGCTGGCCGCGCCGGTCGCGAACCGTCCCGTCGGCCACATCTCCGCCGACATCCTGGGCCGGGGCGCGAAGACCCCGGAGGAGCCGCTCGGTGACCTGATCGCCGACGCGCAGCTCGCCTACGGCAAGTCCCTGGACCCGAAGACCTCGCTGGCCCTGATGAACGCCGGCGGTGTCCGCTCCGACCTCGTCCACAAGGCGAGCGGCAGCGAGGGCGACGGCGTCGTGACCTACCGCGAGGCCTTCGCCGTCCAGCCGTTCAGCAACACGGTCAACCTGGTCGACCTCACCGGCGCACAGGTCGTCGAGGCGCTCCAGCAGCAGGTCAGTGGCTCGAACGAGGCCTCGCCGAGGGTCCTTCAGCCGTCCTCCGGGCTCACGTACACGATCGACATGAAGAAGACCGGCGCGGCCCGTCTCCTCGTCGACACGGTCAAGCTGAACGGCGCGGCCATCGACCCCGCCGCCACCTACCGTGTCGCGATGAACTCGTTCCTCGCGGGCGGCGGCGACGGCTTCACGGCGCTCGGCCAGGGCAAGAACCCGCTCGTCGGCGGCGACGACCTCAAGGCGTTCGGCGACTACCTGACCGCGAACTCCTCCGCGCAGAAGCCGATCGACCCGCCGAAGGCGGACCGCGTCACCATCCTCAAGTAG
- the mshD gene encoding mycothiol synthase, with product MTTDSANASDPAVPGRSIDTLSALSAGQAGEVLALLAEAARTDGQQAVSEQGRLQLRGGEREGVRHLLLTVGGELAGYAQLEDTDPVEAPAAELVVHPAHRGHGHGRALGAALLAASGKRLRVWAHGGHSAARHLAQVLGLTLFRELRQMRRSLSDLALPDPVLPAGVRIRTFVPGQDDAAWLAVNAAAFAHHPEQGSLTQRDLDDRKAEPWFDPAGFFLAFQGDELVGFHWTKVHAAERIGEVYVVGVAPGNQGGGLGKALTTTGLRHLAAAGLPTAMLYVDADNKAAVSVYERLGFSTYETDLMYRTES from the coding sequence ATGACCACGGACTCCGCAAACGCCAGCGATCCGGCCGTTCCGGGCCGATCCATCGACACCCTGTCAGCTCTGTCCGCCGGGCAGGCCGGCGAGGTCCTCGCGCTGCTCGCCGAGGCCGCCAGGACCGACGGCCAGCAGGCCGTGTCGGAGCAGGGGCGGCTCCAGTTGCGGGGCGGCGAGCGCGAGGGCGTGCGGCATCTGCTGCTGACCGTCGGCGGGGAGCTCGCGGGTTACGCGCAGCTCGAGGACACCGACCCGGTCGAGGCGCCGGCCGCCGAGCTGGTCGTGCACCCCGCGCACCGCGGGCACGGGCACGGGCGGGCCCTGGGCGCGGCGCTGCTCGCCGCGTCCGGGAAGCGGCTGCGGGTGTGGGCGCACGGCGGGCACAGCGCGGCGCGGCACCTCGCGCAGGTGCTCGGCCTGACGCTGTTCCGCGAACTGCGGCAGATGCGGCGTTCGTTGAGCGACCTGGCGCTGCCGGACCCGGTGCTGCCTGCGGGAGTGCGGATCCGTACGTTCGTGCCGGGGCAGGACGACGCGGCGTGGCTCGCGGTGAACGCGGCGGCGTTCGCGCACCACCCCGAGCAGGGCTCGCTGACCCAGCGCGATCTGGACGACCGCAAGGCGGAGCCCTGGTTCGACCCGGCGGGCTTCTTCCTGGCGTTCCAGGGGGACGAGCTGGTCGGCTTCCACTGGACGAAGGTGCACGCCGCGGAGCGGATCGGCGAGGTGTACGTGGTCGGCGTGGCGCCGGGGAACCAGGGCGGCGGGCTCGGCAAGGCGCTCACGACGACGGGGCTGCGGCACCTCGCGGCGGCCGGTCTGCCGACGGCGATGCTCTACGTCGACGCGGACAACAAGGCGGCGGTGAGCGTGTACGAGCGGCTCGGCTTCAGTACGTACGAGACGGATCTGATGTACCGCACAGAGTCCTGA
- a CDS encoding GntR family transcriptional regulator, whose translation MAGDTGPVIEFRIDRSSGVATYLQIVHQTEQALRLGLLEPGDKLPTAREVVEATAINPNTVLKAYRELERSGLVEARRGLGTFVRRSLGSSPADSPLRAELEDWTRRAKEAGLDREDVAALFGSALDAHFRTTSSTKGTA comes from the coding sequence GTGGCAGGGGACACGGGGCCCGTCATCGAGTTCCGCATCGACCGCTCCAGCGGCGTCGCCACCTACCTGCAGATCGTCCACCAGACCGAGCAGGCCCTCCGCCTGGGCCTGCTGGAGCCCGGCGACAAGCTGCCCACCGCCCGCGAGGTCGTCGAGGCGACGGCCATCAACCCGAACACGGTGCTGAAGGCGTACCGCGAGCTGGAGCGCTCCGGACTCGTCGAAGCCCGCCGCGGCCTGGGCACGTTCGTCCGCAGATCACTGGGCTCGTCCCCCGCCGACTCGCCGCTGCGAGCCGAGCTGGAGGACTGGACGAGACGCGCGAAGGAGGCAGGGCTCGACCGCGAGGACGTGGCCGCCCTGTTCGGCAGCGCGCTGGACGCACACTTCCGCACCACGAGCAGCACCAAGGGGACAGCATGA
- a CDS encoding ABC transporter ATP-binding protein: MTTAIEATGLVKRYGRRGIAALDHCAFRLPAGRVSALVGPNGAGKSTLLAIAAGLLRPTSGRVTVLGGAPGEHRAKVAYLSQDKPLYPQLTIADTLRLGAELNPGRWDAPYAAGIVAQGDLDPKARVRSLSGGQRTRVALALALGKRPELMLLDEPMADLDPLARHELMGTLMADAAEHGTTVLMSSHIVAELSDACDHLLLLGGGRIRLGGGIDDLIGAHSLVTGRGDLTGHTVVESRASGRGITALIRRDGALGAGWAVQEPSLEELLLAHLRSPDAPALLTPSTGPAPAPLTTEVSA, encoded by the coding sequence ATGACCACGGCCATCGAGGCGACCGGCCTCGTCAAGCGCTACGGGCGGCGAGGCATCGCCGCCCTCGACCACTGCGCGTTCCGGCTCCCGGCCGGCCGCGTCAGCGCCCTGGTGGGACCCAACGGCGCCGGCAAGTCCACCCTGCTGGCCATCGCCGCCGGACTCCTGCGCCCCACCTCCGGCCGCGTCACCGTCCTCGGCGGCGCCCCCGGCGAGCACCGCGCCAAGGTCGCGTACCTGTCCCAGGACAAGCCCCTCTACCCCCAGCTGACGATCGCCGACACCCTGCGCCTGGGCGCCGAGCTCAACCCCGGCCGCTGGGACGCCCCGTACGCGGCGGGCATCGTCGCGCAGGGCGACCTCGACCCGAAGGCGCGGGTCCGCTCGCTCTCCGGCGGCCAGCGCACCCGCGTCGCCCTCGCCCTGGCCCTCGGCAAGCGGCCCGAACTGATGCTGCTCGACGAGCCCATGGCCGACCTCGACCCGCTCGCCCGGCACGAGCTCATGGGCACCCTGATGGCCGACGCCGCCGAACACGGCACGACCGTCCTGATGTCCTCGCACATCGTCGCCGAGCTCTCCGACGCCTGCGACCACCTGCTCCTGCTGGGCGGCGGCCGCATCCGGCTCGGCGGCGGCATCGACGACCTCATCGGCGCCCACAGCCTCGTCACCGGCCGCGGCGACCTCACCGGCCACACCGTCGTCGAGTCCCGCGCCTCCGGCCGCGGCATCACCGCGCTGATCCGCCGCGACGGCGCGCTCGGCGCCGGCTGGGCCGTCCAGGAGCCCTCCCTGGAGGAACTGCTCCTCGCCCACCTGCGCTCCCCCGACGCCCCGGCGCTGCTCACCCCGAGCACCGGCCCGGCCCCCGCCCCGCTGACCACGGAGGTGTCCGCGTGA
- a CDS encoding ABC transporter permease yields MSALTFSPRTGLTWTVLRLHRAALWLWVAYVALCAGVQLWLIGPGTSGLGIVGRCVAGVANSCVAQGPTAGAYGFATLSVDVTLAAVPLAAALYTGALVLGRELERGTAQLTWAQSVTPVRWLTAKLALPALLLTLGTGLLVALRQAVVARAPGLTDNQWYAAGSFDTLGSVAVALPLLGLACGALGALLHRRALPAAATSGVLLLVLSTLLGQLRPHLWSTRTVTGSVEQGYRFFAGELTGEGAITGSGARIDDPMCVDDRGCLTEHNITGFYREGHPPAHFWPMQLVETGVVLALVSALAYAAFWLLRRRVPSAR; encoded by the coding sequence ATGAGCGCCCTGACCTTCTCGCCCCGCACCGGCCTCACCTGGACGGTCCTCCGTCTCCACCGGGCCGCCCTGTGGCTCTGGGTCGCCTACGTCGCGCTCTGCGCGGGCGTGCAGCTGTGGCTCATCGGCCCCGGCACCTCCGGGCTCGGCATCGTCGGCCGCTGCGTCGCCGGAGTGGCCAACTCCTGCGTCGCCCAGGGCCCGACCGCGGGCGCCTACGGCTTCGCGACCCTCTCGGTCGACGTCACGCTCGCCGCGGTGCCGCTCGCCGCCGCGCTGTACACCGGCGCGCTCGTCCTCGGCCGCGAACTGGAGCGCGGGACCGCCCAGTTGACCTGGGCGCAGTCCGTCACCCCGGTCCGCTGGCTCACCGCGAAGCTGGCCCTCCCGGCCCTGCTCCTCACCCTCGGCACCGGGCTCCTCGTCGCCCTGCGCCAGGCCGTCGTGGCGCGGGCCCCCGGCCTCACCGACAACCAGTGGTACGCCGCCGGCTCCTTCGACACCCTCGGCAGCGTCGCCGTCGCCCTGCCCCTGCTGGGGCTGGCCTGCGGGGCGCTCGGCGCGCTGCTGCACCGGCGGGCCCTGCCCGCGGCCGCGACCTCCGGAGTGCTGCTCCTCGTCCTCTCCACCCTCCTCGGACAGCTGCGCCCGCACCTGTGGAGCACCCGCACGGTCACCGGCTCCGTCGAGCAGGGCTACCGCTTCTTCGCCGGCGAGCTCACCGGTGAGGGTGCGATCACGGGCTCCGGGGCGCGGATCGACGACCCGATGTGCGTCGACGACCGCGGCTGCCTCACCGAGCACAACATCACGGGCTTCTACCGCGAGGGCCATCCCCCGGCCCATTTCTGGCCCATGCAGCTCGTGGAGACGGGGGTCGTCCTGGCCCTGGTCTCGGCGCTGGCGTACGCGGCGTTCTGGCTCCTGCGCCGCCGCGTCCCGTCTGCCCGGTAG
- a CDS encoding RNA degradosome polyphosphate kinase, whose translation MSQPNAAQDQSSPKAQPSVGSLAAHRPHPVAAGDFDAKLAGIVADIDADPDDYEEDYSGRADGDELPQGRFLDRERSWLAFNERVLELAEDPNTPLLERANFLAIFASNLDEFFMVRVAGLKRRIATGVATRSASGLQPREVLELIWNRSRELMARHAACYQEEVAPALADEGVHIVRWHELTEKEQARLYTLYMQQIFPVLTPLAVDPAHPFPYISGLSLNLAVVVSNPVSGHRHFARVKVPPLLSRFLEASPQRYVPIEDVISAPRHLGELFPGMTIEEHHMFRVTRNEDLEVEEDDAENLLKALEKELMRRRFGPPVRLEVEETIDSEVLSLLVRELKISESEVYPLPGPLDLTGLFSIAGLDRPELKYPKFVAGTHRDLAEVESASAPDIFAALRSHDVLLHHPYDSFSTSVQAFLEQAAQDPDVLAIKQTLYRTSGDSPIVDALIEAAEAGKQVLVLVEIKARFDEQANIKWARKLEEAGCHVVYGLVGLKTHCKLSLVVRQEGDTLVRYSHVGTGNYHPKTARLYEDLGLLTANQDVGADLSDLFNRLSGYSRRATYRRLLVAPRSLRTGLVTRIEQEVQHHRAGRPAYVKIKVNSMVDEAVIDALYRASQAGVPVDVWVRGICAVRPGVAGLSENIRVRSVLGRFLEHSRVFAFGNGGDPEVWFGSADMMHRNLDRRIEALVRVDDPAHRAALNRLLETGMSDTTASWHLGPDGEWTRHATDADGRPLRNVQEMLIDARRRRRGTATP comes from the coding sequence ATGAGCCAGCCGAACGCCGCCCAGGACCAGTCGTCCCCCAAGGCCCAGCCCTCCGTAGGCTCCCTCGCCGCCCACCGCCCGCATCCCGTCGCGGCCGGTGACTTCGACGCGAAGCTCGCCGGGATCGTCGCCGACATCGACGCGGATCCGGACGACTACGAGGAGGACTACAGCGGCCGCGCGGACGGGGACGAACTCCCGCAGGGGCGTTTCCTGGACCGCGAGCGCAGCTGGCTGGCGTTCAACGAGCGGGTCCTGGAGCTCGCCGAGGACCCGAACACACCACTCCTGGAGCGCGCCAACTTCCTGGCCATCTTCGCCTCGAACCTCGACGAGTTCTTCATGGTGCGGGTCGCGGGACTCAAGCGCCGTATCGCGACCGGCGTCGCCACCCGCTCCGCCTCGGGCCTGCAGCCCCGTGAGGTCCTGGAGCTGATCTGGAACCGCTCGCGCGAGCTCATGGCCCGGCACGCCGCCTGCTACCAGGAGGAGGTCGCCCCGGCGCTCGCCGACGAGGGCGTCCACATCGTCCGCTGGCACGAGCTGACGGAGAAGGAGCAGGCCCGGCTCTACACGCTGTACATGCAGCAGATCTTCCCGGTGCTGACCCCGCTGGCCGTCGACCCCGCGCACCCCTTCCCGTACATCTCGGGCCTCTCCCTGAACCTCGCGGTCGTCGTCAGCAACCCGGTCTCCGGCCACCGCCACTTCGCCCGCGTCAAGGTCCCGCCGCTGCTGTCCCGCTTCCTGGAGGCCTCTCCGCAGCGCTACGTGCCGATCGAGGACGTGATCTCCGCGCCCCGGCACCTGGGCGAGCTGTTCCCCGGCATGACGATCGAGGAGCACCACATGTTCCGCGTGACGCGGAACGAGGACCTGGAGGTCGAGGAGGACGACGCCGAGAACCTCCTCAAGGCGCTGGAGAAGGAGCTCATGCGGCGCCGTTTCGGCCCGCCGGTGCGCCTGGAGGTCGAGGAGACCATCGACTCCGAGGTCCTCAGCCTCCTCGTGCGGGAGCTGAAGATCAGCGAGTCGGAGGTGTACCCGCTGCCGGGGCCGCTCGACCTGACCGGGCTGTTCTCCATAGCGGGCCTGGACCGGCCCGAGCTGAAGTACCCGAAGTTCGTCGCGGGCACGCACCGTGACCTCGCCGAGGTCGAGTCCGCGTCGGCGCCCGACATCTTCGCGGCGCTGCGCAGCCACGACGTGCTCCTGCACCACCCCTACGACTCGTTCTCCACGTCCGTGCAGGCGTTCCTGGAGCAGGCCGCGCAGGACCCGGACGTCCTCGCGATCAAGCAGACGCTGTACCGGACCTCGGGCGACTCCCCGATCGTCGACGCGCTGATAGAGGCGGCGGAGGCCGGCAAGCAGGTCCTGGTCCTCGTCGAGATCAAGGCCCGCTTCGACGAGCAGGCCAACATCAAGTGGGCCCGCAAGCTGGAGGAGGCCGGCTGCCACGTGGTCTACGGCCTCGTCGGCCTGAAGACGCACTGCAAGCTGTCCCTGGTCGTGCGCCAGGAGGGCGACACCCTCGTCCGCTACAGCCACGTCGGCACCGGCAACTACCACCCGAAGACCGCCCGCCTCTACGAGGACCTCGGCCTGCTCACCGCGAACCAGGACGTGGGCGCCGACCTGTCCGACCTGTTCAACCGGCTGTCCGGCTACTCGCGCCGCGCCACCTACCGCCGCCTCCTGGTCGCCCCGCGCTCGCTGCGCACCGGCCTGGTCACGCGGATCGAGCAGGAGGTCCAGCACCACCGCGCGGGCCGCCCGGCGTACGTCAAGATCAAGGTCAACTCGATGGTCGACGAGGCGGTCATCGACGCCCTCTACCGGGCCTCGCAGGCGGGCGTGCCCGTCGACGTGTGGGTGCGCGGCATCTGCGCCGTGCGCCCCGGCGTCGCGGGCCTGTCCGAGAACATCCGGGTCCGCTCGGTCCTCGGCCGCTTCCTGGAGCACTCGCGGGTCTTCGCGTTCGGCAACGGCGGCGACCCCGAGGTCTGGTTCGGCAGCGCCGACATGATGCACCGCAACCTCGACCGCCGGATCGAGGCCCTGGTCCGCGTCGACGACCCGGCGCACCGCGCGGCCCTGAACCGGCTGCTCGAAACGGGGATGTCCGACACCACCGCCTCCTGGCACCTCGGCCCGGACGGCGAGTGGACCCGGCACGCGACGGACGCGGACGGGCGCCCCCTGCGCAACGTACAGGAGATGCTCATAGACGCCCGGAGGCGCCGGCGTGGCACAGCAACACCTTGA